The following coding sequences lie in one Alloacidobacterium dinghuense genomic window:
- a CDS encoding flagellar hook-basal body protein, whose protein sequence is MDSGYYAAFSGLLARTEALDSAASNLANANTSGFRAEREYFRNAIVGPDALNSQVNKVVNDFGVLGGNRLDLGQGALTHTGNPLDLAIEGAGFFAIQTKQGIRYTRDGSFRRAADGTLVTAAGEPVLNAQNKPIQIPTGDITIGMDGAVSVANAVAGKVALFDFPSQDLVPEGTNRYTITAGTKPTLTTAAVHQGSLESSNQDVIQGTLQLILVQRQAEMMQKALSIFHGEFDKTASEDLPKV, encoded by the coding sequence GTGGACAGCGGATACTACGCAGCCTTTTCCGGGTTACTCGCACGCACCGAGGCGCTGGACTCGGCCGCCAGCAATCTGGCGAACGCGAATACCAGCGGGTTTCGTGCCGAACGCGAATACTTTCGCAATGCCATTGTCGGGCCTGACGCGCTCAATTCGCAGGTCAACAAGGTCGTCAACGACTTTGGCGTTCTCGGTGGAAATCGCCTGGATCTGGGACAGGGCGCGCTGACGCATACCGGCAATCCCCTGGATCTCGCCATCGAGGGAGCGGGGTTTTTCGCTATCCAAACCAAGCAGGGCATTCGCTATACGCGCGACGGATCCTTCCGGCGTGCTGCGGACGGTACCCTGGTGACTGCGGCTGGCGAGCCTGTTCTCAACGCACAGAACAAGCCCATTCAAATTCCGACTGGGGATATCACGATTGGAATGGATGGAGCGGTTTCTGTAGCCAATGCGGTCGCCGGCAAGGTTGCACTCTTCGATTTTCCATCGCAGGACCTAGTACCGGAAGGAACCAACCGCTACACCATAACAGCGGGAACAAAGCCCACCTTAACCACAGCAGCAGTTCATCAAGGATCTCTGGAATCTTCCAACCAGGATGTGATTCAGGGAACCCTGCAACTCATTCTCGTACAGCGCCAGGCCGAGATGATGCAGAAGGCTCTATCCATTTTTCACGGCGAATTCGACAAAACGGCGAGTGAAGATCTGCCAAAAGTCTAA
- a CDS encoding flagellar motor switch protein FliM, whose protein sequence is MEKSLKQDEIDALFQAARARSQAASQETRARVQPYSFSRAGQISNEQMRAISLLNDIFARNLTHNLGVWLRSRFHVNLVSAEQMPFNEFMLRIPDLAYVSSVRLEPLRALSVLQLDLALAPPMIDLLLGGEGKPDRVRELTDIEESILTSVAEVICRELSAAWQPVGLTFTFERRQLHTQIARVMPVSEKTLCLSFEVRMPGASGMLNLAFPAVVSNTVLRRLVGDWSRQHRHSPETRQRMQERVALVKVGAALQLPPVSIPGRELEDLYEGKILKLPIVATRPAELRIAGIPLFEGYPVSHEEQRGAHLVQIAAAAAANV, encoded by the coding sequence ATGGAGAAGAGCCTGAAGCAGGACGAGATCGACGCGTTATTTCAGGCAGCGCGAGCGCGCTCGCAGGCAGCATCGCAGGAGACGCGGGCACGCGTTCAGCCCTATAGTTTTTCCCGCGCAGGGCAGATCAGTAATGAGCAAATGCGTGCCATCAGTCTGCTGAACGATATTTTTGCGCGCAATCTTACTCACAATCTTGGCGTCTGGCTGCGCAGCCGTTTCCATGTGAATCTGGTTTCCGCCGAGCAGATGCCCTTCAATGAGTTCATGCTGCGCATCCCCGATCTAGCCTATGTGAGCTCAGTCCGGTTGGAGCCGTTGCGTGCCCTTTCGGTCCTGCAGCTCGATCTGGCACTGGCTCCGCCCATGATCGATTTGCTGCTCGGTGGCGAAGGCAAGCCGGATCGCGTGCGCGAGTTGACCGATATCGAAGAGTCGATTCTCACCAGCGTTGCCGAAGTCATCTGTCGCGAACTCAGCGCGGCATGGCAGCCGGTTGGTCTGACCTTTACCTTTGAGCGCAGACAGCTGCATACGCAGATTGCGCGTGTCATGCCGGTGTCAGAGAAAACCCTTTGCCTGAGCTTTGAAGTACGCATGCCTGGCGCGAGCGGCATGTTGAATCTTGCTTTTCCCGCTGTCGTTTCCAATACCGTGCTGCGGCGCCTGGTTGGAGACTGGAGTCGGCAGCATCGCCATTCGCCGGAGACCCGGCAGCGGATGCAGGAGCGTGTCGCTCTCGTGAAGGTCGGCGCAGCGCTGCAGCTACCGCCCGTGAGCATTCCCGGGAGGGAACTCGAAGACCTGTATGAAGGGAAAATCCTGAAATTGCCCATCGTTGCTACGCGGCCCGCAGAGCTGCGTATTGCGGGCATTCCGCTATTTGAGGGCTATCCAGTGAGTCATGAAGAACAGAGGGGCGCTCACCTGGTCCAGATCGCAGCAGCGGCAGCCGCAAATGTGTAA
- a CDS encoding flagellar basal body L-ring protein FlgH — MKRYGIPLFLSVCFFCPLSPFPARAAAQKQEKAPKPTPPDIALDAYLARVKAESAAEVRSPGAIWTPDGRLARLSSDVKASRVHDPIAIVVSESLAASTDGTVKNSRASNASSQISALFGKLSAGNALNNLLNQTSASGLNAQGQSVTNSSLSTIVGGEVIDALPNGMLVIQAVRQLTFNQQTQLIKLRGLVRPEDVSPQNQVLSTQITSLELEVVGKGIINDYTYRQNPVVRFLEKLLVF; from the coding sequence ATGAAGCGATACGGCATCCCTCTGTTTCTGTCAGTGTGTTTTTTCTGTCCGCTGAGTCCATTCCCGGCTCGCGCTGCAGCCCAGAAGCAGGAGAAAGCTCCAAAGCCCACGCCGCCCGACATTGCGCTCGATGCCTACCTCGCGCGCGTCAAGGCCGAGAGTGCTGCCGAAGTCCGATCGCCGGGCGCCATCTGGACACCGGATGGCCGTCTGGCCCGTCTTTCTTCAGACGTGAAGGCGTCGCGGGTGCATGATCCGATCGCCATCGTTGTTTCCGAGAGCCTGGCCGCGTCGACTGACGGCACGGTGAAAAATTCGCGGGCTTCAAACGCAAGCTCGCAGATTTCGGCGCTCTTTGGCAAGTTATCCGCCGGGAACGCGCTGAACAATCTTTTGAACCAGACCTCGGCTTCTGGCCTGAATGCCCAAGGGCAGAGCGTGACGAACTCCAGCCTGAGCACGATCGTTGGCGGCGAGGTGATCGATGCGCTGCCGAACGGGATGTTGGTCATTCAGGCGGTACGTCAACTCACCTTCAATCAGCAGACACAGCTGATCAAACTGCGTGGCCTGGTGCGGCCCGAGGACGTCAGCCCGCAGAATCAGGTGCTCTCAACACAGATCACCAGCCTGGAGTTAGAGGTAGTCGGCAAGGGCATCATCAACGATTACACCTACCGCCAGAATCCGGTCGTTCGCTTTCTCGAAAAACTGTTGGTTTTCTAG
- a CDS encoding FliM/FliN family flagellar motor switch protein — MKTFLDAWLLEAPMGLSQELAGTVKLAPADTFIEAKDSISFQIELQGSLQGSFWVVADAEALARLFVAARVIPDEQDRQRDAALWQSILRQVAERAAKTASKSSGTATSVLAVREGMRPAGIAAATYQVRFGEASVRVEFSDETRPTVEMKGRENTPAANLPARGVELLLDVELEASLRFGSKEMPLGDVLELGPGDVVQLERHVSDPVDLIVGDKIVARGEVVLVNGNFGLRVTEVAEPKESLESIRCLF; from the coding sequence ATGAAGACATTCCTTGACGCATGGTTATTAGAGGCTCCCATGGGATTGAGCCAGGAGCTTGCAGGAACCGTAAAGCTCGCTCCTGCGGATACGTTCATAGAGGCAAAGGATTCCATCTCCTTTCAGATTGAACTCCAGGGCAGCCTGCAGGGAAGCTTCTGGGTCGTGGCCGATGCCGAGGCTCTGGCCCGGCTGTTCGTAGCGGCGCGGGTGATACCCGATGAACAGGATCGCCAGCGGGATGCGGCGTTGTGGCAGAGCATTCTGCGGCAGGTCGCCGAGCGTGCCGCGAAGACGGCATCCAAAAGCTCGGGTACAGCCACTTCAGTGCTCGCTGTCCGCGAGGGGATGCGTCCCGCCGGAATCGCAGCGGCGACGTATCAAGTTCGTTTTGGTGAAGCTTCTGTCCGTGTCGAATTCTCGGATGAGACCAGGCCCACGGTTGAGATGAAGGGGCGAGAAAACACGCCTGCGGCCAACCTGCCGGCGCGAGGGGTAGAGCTGCTGCTCGATGTCGAACTCGAAGCCTCTTTGAGATTCGGCTCGAAAGAAATGCCGCTGGGCGACGTGTTGGAGCTGGGGCCGGGTGATGTTGTACAACTGGAACGGCACGTCTCCGATCCCGTGGATTTGATTGTGGGTGACAAAATCGTGGCCCGTGGGGAGGTTGTGCTTGTGAACGGAAATTTCGGGTTGCGAGTCACTGAAGTGGCTGAGCCGAAAGAGTCTTTGGAGAGCATTCGATGCCTGTTCTGA
- the flgG gene encoding flagellar basal-body rod protein FlgG, producing MIRALYTAASGMSAQQLNLDTIANNLANSSTSGFRQRQLQFQDMIYQNLVTPGAAQSQQTVSAGLQVGLGTKSAATEVIMTQGDLNNTGNTYDLAIQGNGFFQVSRPDGTIEYTRAGSFHLNNQGTIVTTDGDPIVPNITIPPNATSVTITQYGVVNATLPGQQNPSQLGQIQLATFANPEGLESVGANLFRATLSSGDPVLDVPGGTQGLGTLQQGYLENSNVDVVTQFVQMVLAQRAYESNSKVIRAADDMYSQVNNMAR from the coding sequence ATGATTCGGGCACTCTACACGGCAGCAAGCGGCATGAGCGCGCAGCAACTCAACCTCGATACCATTGCCAACAATCTGGCGAACTCGTCCACCTCCGGCTTTCGCCAGCGGCAGCTGCAGTTTCAGGACATGATCTACCAAAATCTGGTCACGCCTGGCGCAGCGCAGAGCCAGCAGACGGTTTCGGCTGGATTGCAGGTTGGTCTGGGGACCAAGTCTGCTGCGACTGAGGTCATCATGACGCAGGGCGACTTGAATAACACGGGCAACACATACGACCTTGCCATCCAGGGGAACGGATTTTTCCAGGTCTCGCGTCCCGACGGAACGATTGAATATACGCGCGCCGGAAGCTTCCACCTGAACAACCAGGGAACGATTGTGACGACCGACGGCGACCCAATCGTCCCCAACATCACGATTCCGCCGAATGCCACCTCGGTGACGATCACGCAATACGGCGTCGTCAATGCAACGCTTCCGGGGCAGCAGAATCCGTCACAGCTCGGACAGATCCAGCTCGCTACCTTCGCCAATCCGGAGGGCCTGGAAAGTGTAGGAGCAAACCTCTTCCGTGCGACGCTATCCTCCGGCGATCCGGTGCTGGATGTGCCCGGCGGCACACAGGGTCTCGGCACATTGCAGCAGGGCTATCTGGAAAACTCCAATGTCGACGTAGTGACTCAGTTTGTGCAAATGGTGTTAGCGCAGCGCGCCTATGAGAGCAATTCCAAGGTGATCCGGGCCGCGGACGACATGTACAGCCAAGTCAATAACATGGCCCGGTAG
- a CDS encoding flagellar basal body P-ring protein FlgI produces MRLSRNLYLLLATMVALASAGAASVSTGTQRAKLARVKDVATVEGVRDNQLIGYGIVVGLRGTGDSQQTVFPMQTLISTLERMGVNLQQSPQLSTMRTQNMASVFISATLPAFARPGNKLDITVSSAGDARSLEGGLLLLTPLYGADGQIYAEAQGPLVLGGYAVASNGNLKQYNHPTTARVPDGAMVERAVQLDLTKMRSLSLLLNDADFRTAELMAAAINKEMARPVARAVDSRRITLQVEPTDDIPAFLAQVETVEVETYPRAKVVVNERTGTVVIGGDVRLQPVSILHGGLSVNVVTEYQVSQPNPFGQGTTQVVPQTTVQAQEQPANRIELRQGATVDTLVENLQQIGATARDIISILQAMKEAGALEAELEVL; encoded by the coding sequence ATGCGCTTGAGCAGAAATCTTTATTTGCTGTTGGCTACAATGGTCGCCCTCGCATCCGCAGGTGCGGCTTCGGTATCAACGGGAACCCAGCGGGCAAAGCTTGCTCGCGTGAAAGACGTGGCCACGGTAGAAGGCGTCCGCGATAACCAGCTTATCGGTTACGGAATTGTCGTCGGTCTGCGCGGCACAGGAGACAGCCAGCAAACCGTCTTCCCCATGCAGACGCTGATTTCGACGCTCGAGCGTATGGGAGTGAACCTGCAGCAGTCTCCGCAGCTCTCGACAATGCGCACCCAGAATATGGCGTCGGTTTTTATCTCGGCGACCCTGCCTGCCTTTGCGCGTCCGGGCAATAAGCTCGATATTACCGTCTCTTCTGCCGGCGATGCGCGCAGCCTGGAAGGAGGACTGCTGCTTTTGACGCCCCTTTACGGGGCGGATGGGCAGATTTATGCGGAAGCACAAGGACCTCTCGTTCTTGGCGGCTACGCGGTGGCCAGCAATGGGAATCTGAAGCAGTACAACCATCCAACCACGGCGCGTGTGCCCGATGGAGCAATGGTGGAGCGCGCGGTGCAACTCGATCTGACAAAAATGCGTTCGCTTTCGCTACTCCTGAACGACGCCGACTTCCGCACAGCGGAGTTAATGGCCGCCGCCATCAACAAAGAGATGGCGCGACCTGTGGCGCGTGCTGTAGATAGCCGGCGGATTACGCTTCAAGTTGAGCCCACGGACGATATTCCAGCCTTTCTGGCGCAGGTGGAGACGGTAGAAGTAGAAACCTATCCGCGCGCCAAGGTGGTCGTGAATGAGCGCACGGGAACGGTGGTGATTGGAGGCGATGTGCGCCTGCAGCCGGTTTCCATCCTGCACGGTGGCCTTTCCGTCAATGTCGTCACCGAGTACCAGGTCTCGCAGCCGAATCCCTTCGGTCAGGGAACGACCCAGGTAGTGCCGCAGACCACGGTGCAGGCGCAAGAGCAGCCGGCAAACCGTATCGAATTGAGACAGGGAGCGACGGTCGACACGCTGGTTGAGAACCTGCAACAGATCGGAGCTACAGCCCGCGATATCATTTCCATCCTTCAGGCCATGAAAGAAGCCGGCGCACTCGAAGCCGAGTTGGAGGTCCTATGA
- a CDS encoding chemotaxis protein CheX, translating into MATPARELLQESAHALHLDDAVDEVFRLMMGAPCQPAEKGVTDGSETITAVIGLAGAMSGACTLRCGLETSLRMAECMVGTRPQELDAMVKDAIGEVCNMVAGAWKGKHAVLAGGCVLSTPAVVTGTNYQLHMQQQEFRIDRNYRFEEHTLSISIICESIQ; encoded by the coding sequence ATGGCGACACCTGCCCGTGAACTACTACAGGAGAGCGCACACGCCCTGCATCTGGATGATGCGGTGGATGAGGTTTTTCGTCTGATGATGGGCGCGCCCTGTCAACCCGCCGAAAAAGGTGTGACCGACGGCAGCGAAACGATTACTGCAGTGATCGGACTGGCTGGAGCCATGAGCGGAGCCTGCACGCTTCGCTGCGGTCTTGAAACGTCGCTGCGCATGGCCGAATGCATGGTAGGAACGCGTCCGCAGGAATTAGATGCGATGGTCAAGGATGCGATCGGAGAGGTGTGCAATATGGTTGCCGGAGCCTGGAAAGGGAAGCACGCGGTGCTTGCCGGCGGATGCGTGCTTTCAACCCCTGCTGTGGTCACCGGGACCAATTACCAATTGCATATGCAGCAGCAGGAGTTCCGCATCGATCGCAATTACCGCTTTGAAGAACACACGCTCAGCATCAGCATTATCTGTGAATCCATTCAGTAA
- the flgK gene encoding flagellar hook-associated protein FlgK — MATLNTALSIATGALDADQAAINIIANNTSNANTPGYTNQVPEWQANDPVTIGGTSYGQGVTMTGPSSQRDLVLEQRIQQQMQLQQGSDARQTALEGIENIFSSATSASPSTSSLDIGTSISGFFSALSQLQSNPADTSLRQSVLNAATTLANSFQSASSQLTAEQGSLDQQGATIVIQVNSLTQAIAQLNSQISQTSGTSDAGQLEDHRQYDIEQLSQLVGIHEVTTEDNSLTITTSSGAPLVSKGQAFSLNTSVSGGVTHISDYQGNDISTALASGGGQLGGILTVRDQDIPQMQSTLDTLAFDLGTAVNNQNALGSDANGNPGGPIFNLPGTAAGAASSISVAITDPAKIAAAAAGNGSSDDTNLEGMLQLQNQTIIGGATPSGYYSSFVSALGSLVSEVSTENTAQQASLTQLQTQRDSLSAVNLNDQAAALENLQQAYQAASKVFTILDTVMASAINLGVETTVA; from the coding sequence ATGGCAACTTTGAATACTGCATTGAGTATTGCGACGGGGGCTCTGGATGCAGACCAGGCTGCGATTAACATCATCGCCAACAATACCTCGAATGCCAATACGCCCGGTTACACAAACCAGGTGCCGGAGTGGCAGGCAAACGACCCGGTCACAATCGGCGGTACCAGCTATGGCCAAGGCGTAACCATGACCGGCCCGTCCTCGCAGCGCGATCTCGTCTTAGAGCAGCGCATTCAGCAGCAGATGCAGCTGCAACAGGGAAGCGACGCGCGGCAGACGGCTCTGGAGGGAATCGAGAATATCTTTAGTTCGGCGACCTCGGCATCCCCTTCCACGTCATCGCTCGACATCGGCACCAGTATCTCCGGTTTCTTCAGCGCCCTGTCGCAGTTGCAGTCGAATCCGGCTGACACTTCACTGCGCCAGTCGGTGCTGAATGCAGCGACGACCCTGGCGAACTCCTTTCAGTCGGCGTCGTCACAGTTGACAGCGGAACAGGGCTCGCTCGACCAGCAGGGCGCAACAATCGTGATACAGGTGAATTCGCTGACGCAGGCAATTGCCCAGCTGAACAGCCAGATTTCACAGACCTCTGGAACGAGCGACGCTGGACAGCTTGAAGATCACCGGCAGTATGACATTGAGCAGCTCTCGCAACTCGTCGGGATCCACGAGGTTACGACAGAAGACAATAGCCTGACCATTACGACCTCAAGCGGCGCTCCGCTGGTCTCAAAGGGGCAGGCATTTTCCTTGAACACCTCAGTGTCGGGAGGCGTAACGCATATCTCCGACTATCAGGGGAATGACATCAGCACCGCACTGGCGAGCGGGGGCGGCCAGCTAGGCGGTATTCTGACCGTCCGCGATCAGGATATTCCCCAGATGCAGAGCACCCTCGATACGTTGGCATTCGACCTGGGCACGGCGGTAAACAATCAGAATGCGCTTGGGTCAGATGCCAACGGCAATCCTGGAGGCCCAATCTTTAATCTGCCCGGAACAGCGGCGGGCGCAGCAAGCTCGATTTCGGTCGCGATCACCGATCCGGCGAAGATTGCAGCCGCCGCAGCGGGCAACGGCTCATCGGACGACACCAACCTCGAAGGCATGCTCCAGCTGCAGAATCAAACGATTATCGGCGGCGCCACGCCATCGGGTTACTACTCGAGCTTTGTTTCGGCTCTCGGCAGCCTCGTCTCTGAGGTGTCTACTGAGAACACCGCACAGCAGGCCTCTTTGACGCAGTTGCAGACGCAGCGGGACTCGCTTTCCGCAGTAAACCTGAATGATCAAGCCGCAGCCCTTGAAAACCTGCAACAGGCTTATCAGGCTGCATCCAAGGTATTCACAATTCTTGATACGGTCATGGCCTCGGCCATCAATCTTGGCGTGGAAACTACCGTCGCTTAA
- the flgM gene encoding flagellar biosynthesis anti-sigma factor FlgM: MNINDGLHGLPEALGVSKASPVSATQTQQQASLSAPASGIQDRTEVSTAASLAHQAMSIPDVRMDKVAAIQQALASGSYQVNPGYVADKLIGQMKGE; encoded by the coding sequence ATGAACATCAATGATGGACTGCATGGGTTACCGGAAGCGCTGGGAGTGTCGAAAGCATCTCCAGTTTCTGCTACGCAAACCCAGCAGCAGGCGTCTCTCTCGGCGCCTGCGAGTGGCATTCAGGATCGCACCGAGGTCAGCACAGCAGCTAGTCTGGCGCATCAAGCCATGTCCATACCCGACGTGCGCATGGACAAGGTTGCGGCGATACAGCAGGCGCTTGCCAGCGGCAGCTATCAAGTGAACCCGGGATATGTTGCCGATAAACTCATTGGCCAGATGAAGGGTGAATAG
- a CDS encoding FliA/WhiG family RNA polymerase sigma factor: MSLTKPCETEQWQTLPTEKKTAYSEAAVSQRFTPEEERVMVEHLPIVRYIARRIHERLPQHVEMEELVSAGVLGLMDAFQKFDPEKKVQFRSYAQFRIRGAILDSLRTLDWSPRDLRRKGRAVEQAIRTLTARLGRSPSEQEIAGELQMELGDYQQLLGELKGLEIGTLHLERSEDSGEEELAYVPNRPEDDPLFRCLQGEMRQRLAEAIGDLPERERLVMTLYYYEEMTMKEIGLTLGVVESRVSQIHASAVLHLRSMLADLAAKSDSVNKAAGKRTSAQKASSVKE; encoded by the coding sequence ATGTCTTTGACGAAACCCTGCGAAACAGAACAGTGGCAGACGCTCCCCACCGAGAAGAAGACTGCCTACTCAGAAGCCGCAGTGAGCCAGCGCTTTACTCCGGAAGAAGAGCGCGTCATGGTGGAACACCTGCCGATTGTGCGTTACATCGCACGGCGTATTCACGAGCGGCTCCCGCAGCATGTGGAGATGGAAGAACTGGTCAGTGCCGGCGTCCTGGGACTGATGGATGCTTTCCAGAAATTTGACCCTGAGAAGAAAGTGCAGTTTCGCAGTTACGCGCAATTCCGTATTCGCGGCGCCATTCTGGACAGCTTGCGGACGCTGGACTGGAGCCCGCGCGATTTGCGTCGCAAGGGCCGCGCCGTCGAGCAGGCGATTCGCACACTCACAGCTCGACTGGGTCGCTCGCCGTCGGAGCAGGAGATTGCCGGCGAGTTGCAGATGGAACTGGGGGATTATCAGCAGCTTCTTGGGGAACTGAAGGGACTTGAGATCGGCACGCTGCACCTGGAACGCTCGGAAGACTCAGGCGAAGAGGAACTGGCCTATGTGCCGAACCGTCCCGAGGACGATCCGCTCTTCCGCTGTCTGCAGGGAGAAATGCGGCAGAGACTCGCCGAAGCCATCGGCGATCTGCCCGAGCGCGAGCGGCTGGTGATGACGCTCTACTACTACGAAGAAATGACCATGAAAGAAATTGGTCTCACGCTGGGCGTGGTGGAATCGAGGGTCTCGCAGATTCACGCTTCGGCGGTTCTGCATCTGCGCAGCATGCTGGCGGATCTGGCCGCCAAGTCAGACAGCGTGAATAAGGCCGCAGGTAAACGAACAAGCGCACAAAAAGCTTCATCGGTGAAGGAGTAG
- a CDS encoding response regulator, whose product MSEIAALIVDDSSVMRKIVERALRQAGLPLSKVHEASSGVEALDVLKSERVQLILSDINMPTMDGLEFLRQLRSQALAPDVPVVMITTESSEEHVKEAIVAGAQGYIRKPFTAEQVKDRVLPLLGLA is encoded by the coding sequence ATGAGTGAAATTGCTGCCTTGATTGTCGATGACTCTTCGGTGATGCGAAAGATCGTCGAGCGGGCCTTGCGCCAGGCGGGACTGCCTTTGAGCAAGGTACATGAAGCATCGAGCGGGGTGGAGGCGCTCGATGTGTTAAAGAGCGAACGCGTCCAGCTGATTCTCTCCGACATCAACATGCCCACGATGGATGGGCTCGAATTCCTCCGCCAGCTGCGTTCGCAGGCGCTGGCGCCTGACGTTCCAGTCGTGATGATCACGACGGAAAGCAGCGAGGAGCATGTGAAAGAAGCCATCGTTGCCGGGGCGCAGGGTTATATCCGCAAGCCTTTTACCGCAGAACAGGTCAAGGACCGGGTGCTCCCTTTGTTGGGCCTTGCATAG
- a CDS encoding flagella basal body P-ring formation protein FlgA yields MKRCAIVLYFLVVLLGGRHLLGSVCSTIQGTHTDHYIADPVLHRRWAAVVDCSHPERPWTLKEVPWQETSLPFASSGLKPKVIERATLLVLAGAKVKLWRKTSDGNIELEGTALDAGNEGQTIHVRTGSRGVVLEGKVRGAGSVELFASNKWQSKSLDGWTQ; encoded by the coding sequence ATGAAGAGATGCGCGATCGTTCTTTATTTTCTGGTTGTGCTGCTCGGTGGCCGACACCTGCTCGGCTCCGTCTGCAGCACAATCCAAGGCACGCACACGGATCATTACATCGCAGATCCAGTGTTGCATCGCAGATGGGCGGCCGTTGTCGATTGCAGTCATCCGGAACGGCCCTGGACGCTCAAGGAAGTGCCATGGCAGGAAACATCGCTCCCCTTTGCCTCTAGTGGGCTGAAGCCGAAAGTAATAGAGCGTGCGACGCTGCTCGTGCTTGCTGGCGCAAAAGTTAAGCTTTGGCGGAAGACTTCCGACGGCAACATTGAGTTGGAGGGAACGGCGCTCGACGCCGGCAATGAAGGGCAAACAATTCACGTCAGAACAGGATCGCGAGGGGTTGTGCTTGAGGGCAAGGTGCGGGGTGCCGGCTCAGTCGAGTTGTTCGCCTCCAACAAATGGCAGAGCAAATCGTTGGATGGGTGGACTCAGTGA